Proteins found in one Microcella daejeonensis genomic segment:
- a CDS encoding GtrA family protein → MTTTESLPASAAADPASIAEERAGIIGMIARRATLVRYLVIGGGAVVLDVGLFLLADRVFGWHPVLSNTFSTAVAVIASFLANSYGNFRVTDRLWLRFLSFAVVSGAGWLLSTAIIWIAVDIAGLDPVVAKILTLLPVVALQYSLNKKITFAPSTGRTPS, encoded by the coding sequence ATGACCACCACCGAATCCCTACCGGCGTCTGCCGCGGCCGACCCGGCCTCCATCGCCGAGGAGCGCGCGGGCATCATCGGCATGATCGCGCGCCGCGCGACCCTGGTGCGCTACCTCGTCATCGGCGGGGGTGCGGTCGTGCTCGACGTCGGCCTGTTCCTGCTCGCCGACCGCGTCTTCGGCTGGCATCCCGTGCTCAGCAACACCTTCTCGACCGCGGTCGCGGTCATCGCCAGCTTCCTCGCGAACTCCTACGGCAACTTCCGCGTCACCGACCGGCTGTGGCTGCGCTTCCTCTCCTTCGCCGTCGTCTCCGGCGCCGGATGGCTCCTCAGCACGGCGATCATCTGGATCGCCGTGGACATCGCGGGGCTCGACCCCGTCGTCGCCAAGATCCTCACGCTGCTGCCCGTCGTGGCGCTGCAGTACTCCCTCAACAAGAAGATCACCTTCGCCCCCTCCACGGGAAGGACCCCCTCATGA
- a CDS encoding glycoside hydrolase family 5 protein, translated as MTTRIRRTRAARRRRMIAITAVALVAVMIAGVAAALVASGRPAPAPTAAPVEETPVPEPTALPEADALEGVGLDALQQRRIDELRTWAAWLEANGAEGYVGELGWADSPEWEQLADYWYRIAEQEELWTSLWAAGSHWGDSYPLTAYGASGGSDQLDVALPQAELLEAQDGGDQRHGVNLAGLEFSTEQGFSAAVPGVLGRDFFDEPEASFAYLADRGIDFVRLPFRWERLQPQLGGSLDEQHAAIIDAMLDAAALHGVDIVLDVHNYGRYLTSAEELRLGTPELPASALSDVWLRISERWGEHPAVVAYGLMNEPHSLGDDLAAEALRWEGVTQEVLTALRDAGDGMLVLVPGYDWSSLPRWTTTHADGWITDPADNFRYEAHHYWDAVGEGAYALPYADELAAVQVSD; from the coding sequence GTGACCACCCGTATCCGCCGCACCCGCGCCGCCCGGCGACGGCGCATGATCGCCATCACGGCGGTCGCCCTGGTCGCCGTCATGATCGCCGGGGTCGCCGCCGCACTCGTCGCGAGCGGCCGGCCCGCCCCCGCCCCGACCGCCGCACCCGTCGAGGAGACCCCCGTGCCCGAGCCCACCGCCCTGCCCGAGGCGGACGCCCTCGAGGGCGTCGGCCTCGACGCCCTGCAGCAGCGCCGCATCGACGAGCTGCGCACCTGGGCGGCCTGGCTCGAGGCGAACGGAGCAGAAGGCTACGTCGGCGAACTCGGCTGGGCCGACTCCCCCGAGTGGGAGCAGCTCGCCGACTACTGGTATCGCATCGCCGAGCAGGAGGAGCTGTGGACGAGCCTGTGGGCAGCGGGCAGCCACTGGGGCGACTCGTACCCGCTCACCGCCTACGGCGCGAGCGGGGGCTCCGACCAGCTCGACGTCGCCCTCCCCCAGGCCGAGCTGCTCGAGGCGCAGGATGGCGGCGACCAGCGGCACGGCGTGAATCTCGCCGGCCTCGAGTTCAGCACCGAGCAGGGCTTCTCCGCAGCGGTGCCGGGCGTGCTCGGGCGCGACTTCTTCGACGAGCCGGAGGCCTCCTTCGCCTACCTCGCCGACCGGGGCATCGACTTCGTGCGGCTGCCGTTCCGCTGGGAGCGGTTGCAGCCGCAGCTCGGCGGCTCGCTCGACGAGCAGCACGCCGCGATCATCGACGCCATGCTCGACGCGGCCGCGCTGCACGGCGTCGACATCGTGCTCGACGTGCACAACTACGGCCGGTACCTCACCTCGGCGGAGGAGCTGCGACTCGGGACTCCCGAGCTGCCGGCCTCGGCGCTGTCGGACGTGTGGCTGCGCATCAGCGAGCGATGGGGGGAGCATCCCGCCGTCGTCGCATACGGCCTCATGAACGAGCCGCACTCCCTCGGGGACGACCTCGCCGCCGAGGCGCTGCGCTGGGAGGGCGTCACGCAGGAGGTGCTCACCGCGCTGCGCGACGCCGGCGACGGGATGCTCGTTCTCGTGCCCGGCTACGACTGGTCGAGCCTCCCGCGGTGGACGACCACTCACGCCGACGGGTGGATCACCGACCCGGCCGACAACTTCCGCTACGAGGCGCACCATTACTGGGATGCCGTAGGGGAGGGCGCGTACGCCCTCCCCTACGCCGACGAGCTCGCCGCTGTTCAGGTCAGCGACTGA
- a CDS encoding FAD-dependent oxidoreductase has protein sequence MTDTLSPAPVDPAASDAPARIAVIGGGFSGLTAAYELTKLGHQVEVIEAAPQLGGLVAGFTLDDGFPLEQAYHFLYTTDRWMIGMAEELGIRDKLDFHPSSIRAFHQGSEYGFTTPMELLRFTPLSLVDRIRTGLTGLRLQFLRDWEPLTKVTAYDWLCRVNGKRAADIVWKPLLKGKFDIYWDKVTMAWLWTRIHVRQTSKIKGEATERLGYFDGGFRIMVDRWVEELQKRGAVLRTGTKVSAIGELDGKPTVTVDGVTKQYDRVLGAIPSTPFARLAAGHPAMTDEYTEQLTTIDYLGAKLMVITTSEPITDTYWHQIHDLDAPFLVFLSLDSLIGTERTGGRYIYYIGDYVQNDDPLMTLPDDALREKWYAGLASLLPAFRPDLVTESHVFTFRNAQHIVDVTFADRIPAMETPLPGVYLANFSQVFPEDRGTNYAVRDGQRVAAIMAESLRVDSSRRAVSR, from the coding sequence ATGACCGACACGCTCTCCCCGGCGCCGGTTGACCCCGCAGCATCCGACGCCCCCGCCCGCATCGCCGTGATCGGCGGCGGCTTCAGCGGCCTGACCGCCGCGTACGAGCTCACCAAGCTCGGCCACCAGGTCGAGGTCATCGAGGCCGCACCGCAGCTCGGCGGTCTCGTCGCCGGCTTCACCCTCGACGACGGATTCCCGCTCGAGCAGGCCTACCACTTCCTCTACACGACCGACAGGTGGATGATCGGCATGGCCGAGGAGCTCGGTATCCGCGACAAGCTGGACTTCCATCCCAGTTCGATCCGCGCCTTCCATCAGGGTTCGGAGTACGGCTTCACCACCCCGATGGAACTCCTCCGCTTCACCCCGCTCTCGCTCGTCGATCGCATCCGTACCGGACTCACCGGCCTCCGGCTGCAGTTCCTCCGCGACTGGGAGCCGCTGACGAAGGTCACCGCCTACGACTGGCTCTGCCGGGTGAACGGCAAGCGGGCCGCTGACATCGTCTGGAAGCCGTTGCTCAAGGGCAAGTTCGACATCTACTGGGACAAGGTCACCATGGCGTGGCTCTGGACCCGCATCCACGTGCGCCAGACCTCGAAGATCAAGGGGGAGGCCACCGAGCGCCTCGGCTACTTCGACGGCGGGTTCCGCATCATGGTCGACCGGTGGGTCGAGGAGCTCCAGAAGCGCGGCGCGGTGCTCCGCACCGGCACGAAGGTCTCGGCCATCGGCGAGCTCGACGGCAAGCCGACGGTGACGGTCGACGGCGTCACGAAGCAGTACGACCGCGTGCTCGGGGCGATCCCGAGCACGCCCTTCGCGCGGCTCGCGGCCGGGCATCCCGCGATGACGGACGAGTACACCGAGCAGCTGACGACCATCGACTACCTCGGGGCGAAGCTCATGGTGATCACGACCAGCGAGCCGATCACCGACACCTACTGGCACCAGATCCACGATCTCGACGCGCCGTTCCTCGTGTTCCTGAGTCTCGACTCGCTCATCGGCACCGAGCGCACGGGCGGCCGGTACATCTACTACATCGGCGACTACGTGCAGAACGACGACCCGCTGATGACCCTCCCCGACGACGCGCTGCGCGAGAAGTGGTACGCGGGCCTCGCCTCGCTGCTGCCCGCGTTCCGTCCCGACCTCGTCACGGAGTCGCACGTCTTCACGTTCCGCAACGCGCAGCACATCGTGGATGTGACCTTCGCCGACCGGATCCCGGCCATGGAGACGCCGCTGCCCGGCGTCTACCTGGCCAACTTCTCCCAGGTCTTCCCCGAGGACCGGGGCACCAACTACGCGGTGCGCGACGGTCAACGCGTCGCCGCGATCATGGCGGAGTCTCTTCGGGTGGACTCCTCCCGGCGGGCGGTCAGTCGCTGA
- a CDS encoding acyl-CoA dehydrogenase family protein: protein MTQLADTDRTAPAAAETAAAARPTPRLASPVSAVGPDAADVTVDVAALGEQLLGRWAQARRESRALMADPAFHRIPELGMHEHRERTLEQLRQLAVTGSVLRAFPERLGGANDNGSNIASFEELLLGDPSMQIKAGVQWGLFGSAVLHLGTERHDDLLKPIMSMEMPGAFAMTETGHGSDVSAVGTTATYDAETDEWVIHTPFRAAWKDYLGNAAKHGRAAVIFAQLITRGVNHGVHAFYAPIRDENGAFLPGVGGEDDGLKGGLNGIDNGRLHFTNLRVPRTNLLNRYGDVDENGVYTSPIASPGRRFFTMLGTLVQGRVSLDGACVVASKLALTIGIRYGAERRQFTAESSDEVVLLDYQRHQRRLLPHLATTYAMSFAHEVFLDKFDQVFSGADDTDESRQDLETLAAALKPLSTWNALDIIQEAREACGGQGFLAENRLVQLRADLDVYATFEGDNTVLLQLVAKRLLTDYSKKFAKADAGALAAYVADQVGDAAMHRSGLRRLAQSVADFGSTARSVGYVRGTAAQRQLLTDRVETMVAELAGRLRGASRLSKADAATLFNRHQNELIETARAHGELLQWEAFTDALDHVEDAGTKQVLTWLRDLFGLTLIEKNLAWYLIHGRLSAHRAQAITDYIDGRLLPRLRPHAVALTEAFLLEPAHIRAEIATGVEHERQEEARSYYADLAASGLAPIDEKDLVAGKKARR from the coding sequence ATGACCCAGCTCGCCGATACCGACCGCACCGCGCCCGCCGCCGCCGAGACCGCCGCGGCCGCGCGCCCCACGCCCCGCCTCGCCTCCCCCGTCTCCGCCGTCGGCCCCGACGCGGCCGACGTGACCGTCGACGTCGCGGCGCTCGGCGAGCAGCTGCTCGGCCGCTGGGCGCAGGCCCGTCGCGAGTCGCGCGCGCTCATGGCCGACCCGGCCTTCCACCGAATCCCCGAGCTCGGAATGCACGAGCACCGCGAGCGCACCCTCGAGCAGCTGCGGCAGCTCGCGGTGACCGGCTCGGTGCTGCGGGCGTTCCCCGAGCGGCTCGGCGGCGCCAACGACAACGGCAGCAACATCGCCAGCTTCGAGGAGCTGCTGCTCGGCGACCCGAGCATGCAGATCAAGGCGGGCGTGCAGTGGGGCCTGTTCGGCTCGGCCGTGCTGCACCTCGGCACCGAGCGGCACGACGACCTGCTGAAGCCCATCATGAGCATGGAGATGCCGGGCGCCTTCGCGATGACCGAGACCGGGCACGGCTCGGACGTCTCGGCGGTCGGCACCACGGCCACCTACGACGCCGAGACCGATGAGTGGGTCATCCACACGCCGTTCCGCGCCGCGTGGAAGGACTACCTCGGCAACGCCGCCAAGCACGGCCGGGCCGCCGTGATCTTCGCCCAGCTCATCACCCGCGGCGTCAACCACGGCGTGCACGCCTTCTACGCGCCCATCCGCGACGAGAACGGCGCGTTCCTGCCGGGCGTCGGCGGCGAGGACGACGGCCTCAAGGGCGGCCTGAACGGCATCGACAACGGCCGCCTGCACTTCACGAACCTGCGCGTTCCGCGCACCAACCTGCTCAACCGCTACGGCGACGTCGACGAGAACGGCGTCTACACCTCGCCCATCGCCAGCCCCGGCCGGCGCTTCTTCACCATGCTCGGCACGCTCGTGCAGGGTCGGGTCTCGCTCGACGGGGCCTGCGTGGTCGCGAGCAAGCTCGCGCTCACCATCGGGATCCGCTACGGCGCCGAGCGGCGCCAGTTCACGGCCGAGAGCAGCGACGAGGTCGTGCTGCTCGACTACCAGCGCCACCAGCGCCGCCTGCTGCCGCACCTCGCCACGACGTACGCCATGTCGTTCGCGCACGAGGTGTTCCTCGACAAGTTCGACCAGGTCTTCTCCGGCGCCGACGACACCGACGAGTCGCGGCAGGATCTCGAGACCCTCGCCGCGGCCCTCAAGCCGCTCAGCACGTGGAACGCGCTCGACATCATCCAGGAGGCCCGCGAGGCCTGCGGCGGCCAGGGCTTCCTCGCCGAGAACCGCCTCGTGCAGCTGCGCGCCGACCTCGACGTCTACGCCACCTTCGAGGGCGACAACACGGTGCTGCTGCAGCTCGTGGCCAAGCGCCTGCTCACCGACTACTCGAAGAAGTTCGCCAAGGCCGACGCCGGTGCGCTCGCCGCGTACGTCGCCGACCAGGTGGGCGATGCCGCGATGCACCGCTCCGGCCTGCGCCGCCTCGCGCAGTCGGTCGCCGACTTCGGCTCGACCGCGCGCTCGGTCGGGTACGTGCGGGGCACCGCGGCCCAGCGGCAGCTGCTGACCGACCGGGTCGAGACGATGGTGGCCGAGCTCGCGGGGCGCCTGCGCGGGGCATCCCGTCTGTCGAAGGCCGACGCGGCCACCCTGTTCAACCGCCACCAGAACGAGCTCATCGAGACCGCCCGCGCGCACGGCGAGCTGCTGCAGTGGGAGGCCTTCACCGACGCGCTCGACCACGTTGAGGATGCGGGCACGAAGCAGGTGCTCACCTGGCTGCGCGACCTGTTCGGCCTCACCCTCATCGAGAAGAACCTCGCCTGGTACCTCATCCACGGTCGGCTCTCGGCGCACCGCGCGCAGGCGATCACCGACTACATCGACGGCCGGCTGCTGCCGCGCCTGCGCCCGCACGCGGTCGCGCTGACCGAGGCGTTCCTGCTCGAGCCCGCGCACATCCGCGCCGAGATCGCCACGGGCGTCGAGCACGAGCGCCAGGAGGAGGCGCGGTCGTACTACGCCGACCTCGCCGCGAGCGGCCTCGCGCCCATCGACGAGAAGGACCTCGTCGCCGGCAAGAAGGCCCGCCGCTAA
- a CDS encoding glycosyltransferase has protein sequence MLPSLLAVLVTVSALILLVQSIVSIRQTLYIWEHPHRLRQGGRPDTFEEPFHGFTVLLPARHEHEVIGETLRRLGEADYPRELVELMVICTSDDIATIAAAERAKREHGIDNATVLVFENPPGKSRAMNLGLAAAKHELITIFDSEDDVSRDIFSIVNTIYVRRDIDVLQCGVQLMDFGSHWFAAHNVLEYFFWFKSRMHYFAKAGAVPLGGNTVFFKAEDLTAVGGWDEEGLTEDADLGIRLSIAGKTFDVMYDAEHVTREEVPHDTKAFIKQRTRWNQGFLQILRKKEWLQLPTLMHRVLIGYVLTAPSYMAIVIASAPVMILIGATTKLPIVVSMLSFIPLLLAAVMLLISLVGLYEFGRDQRVPVRWYHYLALVITFLPYQGLLMVSAVRALIREIRGSRGWEKTAHAGRHRLGTQDAQPVSASELEPVPQAA, from the coding sequence GTGCTGCCTAGCCTCCTGGCCGTCCTGGTCACGGTCAGCGCGCTCATCCTCCTCGTGCAGAGCATCGTCAGCATCCGGCAGACGCTCTACATCTGGGAGCACCCGCACCGCCTCCGCCAGGGCGGTCGACCCGACACCTTCGAGGAGCCGTTTCACGGGTTCACCGTGCTGCTGCCCGCCCGGCACGAGCACGAGGTGATCGGCGAGACGCTGCGGCGGCTCGGCGAGGCCGATTACCCGCGCGAACTCGTCGAGCTCATGGTCATCTGCACGTCGGACGACATCGCGACCATCGCCGCGGCCGAGCGCGCCAAGCGCGAGCACGGCATCGACAACGCCACGGTTCTCGTCTTCGAGAACCCCCCGGGCAAGTCGCGCGCGATGAACCTCGGGCTCGCCGCGGCGAAGCACGAGCTCATCACGATCTTCGACTCCGAGGACGACGTCAGCCGCGACATCTTCTCGATCGTCAACACCATCTACGTGCGACGCGACATCGACGTCCTGCAGTGCGGGGTGCAGCTGATGGACTTCGGGAGCCACTGGTTCGCCGCGCACAACGTGCTCGAGTACTTCTTCTGGTTCAAGTCGCGCATGCACTACTTCGCGAAGGCCGGCGCCGTGCCGCTCGGCGGCAACACCGTGTTCTTCAAGGCCGAGGATCTCACCGCCGTCGGCGGGTGGGACGAGGAGGGGCTGACGGAGGACGCCGATCTAGGGATCCGTCTGAGCATCGCCGGCAAGACCTTCGACGTCATGTACGACGCCGAGCACGTCACGCGCGAGGAGGTGCCCCACGACACCAAGGCCTTCATCAAGCAGCGCACGCGCTGGAACCAGGGATTCCTCCAGATCCTCCGCAAGAAGGAATGGCTGCAGCTGCCGACGCTGATGCACCGCGTGCTCATCGGCTACGTGCTGACGGCGCCCTCCTACATGGCGATCGTCATCGCCTCCGCCCCGGTCATGATCCTCATCGGGGCCACGACGAAGCTCCCGATCGTGGTCAGCATGCTGTCGTTCATCCCCTTGCTGCTGGCGGCCGTCATGCTGCTGATCAGTCTGGTCGGACTCTACGAGTTCGGCCGCGATCAGCGCGTGCCCGTGCGGTGGTACCACTACCTGGCCCTGGTGATCACATTCCTGCCCTACCAGGGCCTCCTGATGGTGAGCGCGGTTCGCGCGCTGATCCGGGAGATCCGGGGCAGCCGCGGATGGGAGAAGACCGCGCACGCCGGACGGCACCGGCTGGGCACCCAGGATGCCCAGCCGGTGTCGGCATCCGAGCTCGAGCCCGTTCCCCAGGCCGCCTGA
- a CDS encoding glycosyl hydrolase family 8: MLEILLVLGLIAFSAALHATNMFGYPYYENDEGTYLSRGWAFITSGQLDVYTYRYDHAPAGWMAIGAWLGLTGGDAVFGSFLQSGRVLMLLVHVAATALVYVIAKRMGNGSIAAGAIAVVIFAASPLGLYFQRRVLLDNLMALWLLVAIALLLRRHLTLTAVITSGLFFGIAVLTKLNAAFFGIGFLVLLWARSEPHQRKHALAMWLAFAGGLVLMFLVYALLNEELLPAPLGADGEPLRVSFIDTMLVQAGRGDFNWPWEQDSSFLQSLESWLVKDPMTPLLGLIGVVALAALALVLRRRSLFPLAMLLMMAGYAGFLMRGKIVIDLYVAPLVPLFAIAVGIAVGWMLTLVPWRALRAGAAVVLVTALLTGFSIAVPPKAAAVDETSNQLLAVEWVAENIDPSAIVVTDNFAYPALAQERGFENAQYFFTSEYDPELREVYADDWRNIDYLIVTHELIQQMSQGTIPVLREAFEHSVPVASFTRGTSSFIDLDSYISTNGDWARVYEVKDRNDVVLQDSWASFLDGFVYDYGRVADGAGITTSMDQALAMDAALEQGDEQWFRGIWQWTNDHLRYRSTDGLISWRWQTGADGEGELLANDTVCGADQRMIASLIRAGDAWPAAGDLVLEGRAMAADFWKRCVIEQDGLALVDSSADGSVDDNLINPSYFDPRLYRELAGALPQYDWMRLVDDGYVFLDRLAQERGTIPDWVVLTREGELESAEPLIGAGADDLGDDTLRIVPALLLDRAAGDTRADALLASIAPQIVAYDGVVDSFASGSTVAMLAQLGAIDADARSLYESEVVARYDADDGFWRAPASLTDHLTGWNWHRFQSLIPASAAIELE, from the coding sequence GTGCTCGAGATCCTGCTCGTCCTCGGCCTCATCGCCTTCAGTGCCGCGCTGCACGCGACGAACATGTTCGGGTACCCGTACTACGAGAACGACGAGGGCACGTACCTCTCTCGCGGCTGGGCCTTCATCACGAGCGGACAGCTCGACGTCTACACGTACCGATACGACCACGCTCCCGCGGGGTGGATGGCGATCGGCGCGTGGCTCGGTCTGACCGGCGGCGATGCCGTCTTCGGATCCTTCCTGCAATCGGGGCGCGTCCTCATGCTGCTCGTGCATGTCGCGGCCACGGCGCTCGTCTACGTCATCGCGAAGCGCATGGGCAACGGCAGCATCGCCGCGGGCGCCATCGCGGTGGTCATCTTCGCCGCCTCGCCCCTGGGCCTCTACTTCCAGCGCCGTGTCCTGCTCGACAACCTCATGGCGCTCTGGCTGCTCGTCGCGATCGCCCTGCTGCTGCGCCGGCACCTCACGCTGACCGCCGTCATCACGAGCGGGCTCTTCTTCGGCATCGCCGTCCTCACGAAGCTCAACGCGGCCTTCTTCGGTATCGGATTCCTCGTGCTGCTCTGGGCGCGCTCCGAGCCCCACCAGCGCAAGCACGCCCTCGCGATGTGGCTCGCGTTCGCGGGCGGACTCGTCCTGATGTTCCTCGTCTACGCGCTGCTCAACGAGGAGCTCCTGCCGGCACCGCTCGGCGCCGACGGCGAACCCCTGCGAGTCAGCTTCATCGACACGATGCTCGTGCAGGCCGGACGCGGTGACTTCAACTGGCCGTGGGAGCAGGACAGCAGCTTCCTGCAGTCGCTCGAGTCCTGGCTCGTCAAGGATCCGATGACCCCCCTGCTCGGTCTCATCGGCGTCGTCGCCCTCGCCGCGCTCGCTCTCGTGCTGCGACGTCGCTCGCTCTTCCCCCTCGCCATGCTGCTCATGATGGCCGGATACGCCGGATTCCTCATGCGCGGCAAGATCGTCATCGACCTCTACGTCGCCCCGCTCGTGCCGCTCTTCGCGATCGCGGTCGGCATAGCCGTCGGGTGGATGCTCACGCTCGTGCCTTGGCGCGCACTGCGCGCAGGAGCGGCCGTCGTGCTCGTCACGGCCCTGCTCACCGGATTCTCCATCGCGGTGCCGCCCAAGGCGGCCGCCGTCGACGAGACGAGCAACCAGCTGCTCGCCGTCGAATGGGTCGCCGAGAACATCGACCCGAGCGCGATCGTCGTCACGGACAACTTCGCGTACCCGGCTCTCGCGCAGGAGCGCGGCTTCGAGAACGCGCAGTACTTCTTCACCTCCGAGTACGACCCCGAGCTGCGGGAGGTCTACGCCGACGACTGGCGCAACATCGACTACCTCATCGTCACCCACGAGCTCATCCAGCAGATGTCCCAGGGGACGATCCCCGTACTGCGCGAGGCGTTCGAGCACTCCGTGCCGGTGGCCTCGTTCACCCGGGGCACCTCGAGCTTCATCGACCTCGATTCCTACATCTCGACCAACGGGGACTGGGCCCGGGTGTACGAGGTGAAGGATCGCAACGATGTGGTGCTGCAGGATTCCTGGGCCTCGTTCCTCGACGGCTTCGTCTACGACTACGGCCGCGTCGCCGATGGCGCGGGAATCACGACGTCGATGGATCAGGCTCTGGCGATGGATGCCGCGCTCGAGCAGGGCGACGAGCAGTGGTTCCGCGGAATCTGGCAGTGGACCAACGATCATCTGCGCTACCGCTCCACCGACGGTCTCATCTCCTGGCGCTGGCAGACCGGAGCCGACGGCGAGGGCGAGCTGCTCGCCAACGACACCGTCTGCGGTGCCGACCAGCGGATGATCGCATCGCTGATCCGCGCCGGCGACGCCTGGCCCGCCGCGGGCGACCTCGTCCTCGAGGGTCGTGCCATGGCCGCCGACTTCTGGAAGCGCTGCGTCATCGAGCAGGACGGTCTCGCCCTGGTCGACTCCTCGGCCGACGGCTCGGTCGATGACAACCTGATCAATCCCTCGTACTTCGATCCACGGCTCTACCGCGAGCTCGCCGGTGCGCTGCCGCAGTACGACTGGATGCGGCTCGTGGACGACGGGTACGTGTTCCTCGATCGACTCGCGCAGGAGCGCGGCACGATCCCCGACTGGGTGGTGCTGACGCGCGAGGGCGAGCTCGAGTCCGCGGAGCCGCTCATCGGGGCGGGCGCCGATGATCTCGGCGACGACACCCTCCGGATCGTTCCCGCTCTTCTGCTCGACCGGGCCGCGGGCGATACCCGGGCGGACGCCCTGCTCGCATCGATCGCTCCGCAGATCGTCGCGTACGACGGCGTCGTCGACTCGTTCGCGTCCGGATCGACCGTGGCGATGCTCGCGCAGCTCGGCGCGATCGACGCCGACGCCCGATCCCTGTACGAGTCGGAGGTCGTCGCGCGGTACGACGCCGACGACGGCTTCTGGCGCGCGCCCGCCTCTCTCACCGACCATCTCACCGGCTGGAACTGGCACCGCTTCCAGTCCCTCATCCCGGCATCCGCCGCCATCGAACTGGAGTGA
- the trxA gene encoding thioredoxin, giving the protein MATLDLTTADFEQTVTAPGITLVDFWAEWCGPCRMFAPVYEKASEQHPDVTFGKLDTEAEQAIAAAANIRSIPTLMAFRDGVLVFAQPGALPAPALEQVITAVKELDMDEVRATIAAQAAQAQGDQSSEPSA; this is encoded by the coding sequence ATGGCAACCCTCGACCTGACCACCGCGGACTTCGAGCAGACCGTGACCGCCCCGGGCATCACCCTCGTCGACTTCTGGGCGGAGTGGTGCGGCCCCTGCCGCATGTTCGCCCCCGTCTACGAGAAGGCGAGCGAGCAGCACCCCGACGTGACGTTCGGCAAGCTCGACACTGAGGCCGAGCAGGCGATCGCCGCGGCCGCGAACATCCGGTCCATCCCGACGCTCATGGCCTTCCGCGACGGCGTGCTCGTCTTCGCCCAGCCCGGCGCGCTGCCCGCCCCCGCGCTCGAGCAGGTCATCACGGCCGTCAAGGAGCTCGACATGGACGAGGTGCGCGCGACGATCGCGGCGCAGGCGGCGCAGGCGCAGGGCGACCAGTCGAGCGAGCCCTCGGCCTAG
- a CDS encoding lysophospholipid acyltransferase family protein encodes MLTLLARAILGPLLRLVFRPRVIGRRRMPARGPVVVASNHLSFIDSVVITLVARRPVSFLAKADYFTGRGLKGALSRAFFTGVGAIPVERGAGQAAQAALDAGRAKLDDGLAFSIYPEGTRSRDGRLYRGRTGVAWLALTAGAPVVPVALRGTDELLPVGAKRPRFSKVTVEFGEPMDLAHFGPATSGRARRQATDAIMAEIGRMSGQPLAGVYNEPPAQGVVEKVKRVFRSPGAL; translated from the coding sequence GTGCTGACCCTCCTCGCCCGCGCCATCCTCGGGCCCCTCCTCCGCCTCGTCTTCCGACCGCGCGTGATCGGTCGTCGCCGGATGCCCGCCCGCGGCCCCGTCGTGGTGGCGAGCAATCACCTCTCCTTCATCGACAGCGTCGTCATCACGCTCGTCGCTCGTCGACCGGTGAGCTTCCTCGCGAAGGCCGATTACTTCACCGGGCGCGGGCTGAAGGGGGCGCTCTCGCGCGCCTTCTTCACCGGGGTCGGCGCGATCCCCGTCGAGCGCGGCGCCGGTCAGGCCGCCCAGGCGGCGCTCGACGCGGGGCGCGCGAAGCTCGACGACGGCCTCGCCTTCTCGATCTACCCGGAGGGCACGCGCTCGCGCGACGGCCGCCTGTACCGCGGGCGCACGGGTGTCGCCTGGCTCGCGCTCACCGCCGGCGCCCCCGTGGTGCCGGTCGCGCTGCGCGGCACCGATGAGCTGCTGCCCGTGGGTGCGAAGCGGCCCCGGTTCTCGAAGGTCACCGTCGAGTTCGGCGAGCCGATGGATCTCGCGCACTTCGGCCCCGCGACCTCCGGCCGCGCCCGCCGGCAGGCGACCGACGCGATCATGGCCGAGATCGGTCGCATGTCGGGCCAGCCGCTCGCGGGGGTCTACAACGAGCCGCCCGCGCAGGGCGTGGTGGAGAAGGTCAAGCGGGTCTTCCGCTCGCCCGGCGCGCTCTAG